The Etheostoma cragini isolate CJK2018 chromosome 5, CSU_Ecrag_1.0, whole genome shotgun sequence genome contains a region encoding:
- the golm1 gene encoding Golgi membrane protein 1 isoform X3, which yields MGGLGNGRRGGRSPPLMIGALIACILVLGFNYWVSSSRNLELQTKMYELEGQVRRGAAERGVVELKKNEFQEEILRQKEQISHIESLYKRQLEGSQNTCSQEKGTLQQNISSSTKTVQELKGHLNQLNDDLGKLQKELQSCQGNIKTLNNKLTYDMTHCHSQVLSQKELCDERVAAAKLEVQKKMEKLISPSSVYSQQENAVDGAVKEDKPVMTGVDAVKTATVASNTTSISQPKGNDPPELLTKEIIMDKVDLPLENDLSKVESQSVPSAAAVKQHILQPPEGAVKTQDGEAETTEPLKNNLTEDKDVEVMDANEEGTQTEGADPGMEGMLLGQEAADETPNGQKPDEPEEYDEHVVGGFDLEKPQQSKLAENIDKDMEEELADYNGDDENEGEFEADKQAELAQI from the exons ATGGGTGGGCTGGGAAATGGGCGTCGTGGAGGAAGATCTCCTCCTCTAATGATTGGCGCTCTAATTGCCTGTATCCTGGTTTTGGGCTTCAACTACTGGGTGTCGAGCTCCCGCAACCTGGAGCTCCAG aCTAAAATGTATGAGTTGGAGGGCCAGGTGCGACGTGGAGCAGCAGAGCGAGGAGTAGTGGAGCTAAAGAAGAATGAGTTCCAGGAGGAGATCCTAAGACAGAAGGAGCAGATAAGCCACATAGAAAGCCTTTACAAGAGGCAGCTCGAAGGATCTCAGAACACCTGCAGCCAAGAGAAG GGGACACTGCAGCAAAACATTTCCTCCAGTACCAAAACCGTACAGGAACTCAAAG GTCATTTAAATCAGCTAAATGATGACCTGGGGAAGCTTCAGAAAGAGCTGCAGAGTTGCCAAGGCAACATCAAAACCCTCAACAACAAACTCACTTATGACAT GACCCATTGTCACTCCCAGGTCCTGTCCCAGAAGGAGTTGTGTGATGAGAGAGTGGCTGCTGCTAAACTGGAAGTTCAGAAGAAAATGGAGAAGCTCATCTCTCCTTCAAGTGTCTACTCACAG CAGGAAAATGCAGTGGATGGAGCAGTTAAAGAGGACAAACCAGTCATGACTGGGGTTGATGCAGTTAAAACAGCAACTGTTGcaagcaacacaacaagcatCTCTCAGCCCAAAGGAAATGATCCACCTGAACTACTGACCAAGGAGATCATCATGGACAAAG TGGACCTGCCTCTAGAGAACGATCTCTCCAAAGTAGAGTCCCAGTCTGTTCCCTCAGCTGCTGCAGTTAAGCAGCACATTTTGCAACCACCAGAAGGAGCTGTCAAAACACAGGATGGTGAGGCAGAGACCACTGAACCTTTGAAGAATAACCTGACGGAGGATAAAGATGTGGAGGTGATGGATGCTAATGAAGAGGGAACTCAGACAGAAG GGGCTGACCCTGGGATGGAAGGCATGCTGCTTGGCCAAGAGGCTGCAGATGAGACTCCAAATGGTCAGAAACCTGATGAGCCGGAAGAATATGACGAGCATGTCGTGGGTGGATTCGATTTGGAGAAACCGCAACAGAGTAAACTGGCTGAaaatatag ACAAGGACATGGAGGAGGAGCTGGCTGACTATAATGGAGACGATGAGAACGAAGGCGAGTTCGAAGCAGACAAACAAGCTGAGCTTGCTCAAATCTGA
- the naa35 gene encoding N-alpha-acetyltransferase 35, NatC auxiliary subunit isoform X1, whose amino-acid sequence MCIVTMVMKSAVEDDDAGWGMGIPEKMKNNANWVNITHEFKGACKELNLGELLHDKLFGLFEAMSAIEMMDPKMDAGMIGNQVNRKVLNFEQAIKEGAIKVKDLSLPELIGIIDTCFCCLITWLEGHSLAQTVFTCLYVHNPDLIEEPALKAFALGILKVCDIAREKVNKAAVFEEEDFQAMTYGFKMANNVTDLRVTGMLKDVEDELQRKVKSTRSRQGEQRDPEVELEHQQFLALFNRIKFTRLLLTALITFTKKETSSVGEAQKLVAQAADLLSAIHSSIQHGIQSQNDTTKGDHPIMMGFEPLVNQRLLPPTFPRYAKIIKREDMVAYFSKLIERIKTVCDVINTTNLHGILDFFCEFSEQSPCVLSRSLLQTTFLIDNKKVFGTHLMQDMIKDALRYFVSPPVLSYKCCLFNNHQAKDYIDSFVTHCSRPFCSLIQIHGHNRARQRDKLGHILEEFATLQDEAEKVDAALHSLLMKLEPQRQHLACLGTWILYHNLRIMIQYLLSGFELELYSMHEYYYIYWYLSEFLYAWLMSTLSRADSSQMAEERIMEEQVKGRSSKKTKKKKKVRPLTKEITMSQAYQNMCAGMYKTMVALDMDGKVRKPQFELDSEQVRYEHRFAPFNSVVTPPPVHYIQFKEMSDLKKYNPPPGSADLYMAASKHFQQAKLILENVPSPDPEVNRILKVAKPNIVVMKLLAGGHKKETKALPEFDFSAHKYFPVVKII is encoded by the exons ATGtgta taGTCACCATGGTGATGAAGTCAGCAGTTGAGGATGATGATGCTGGCTGGGGGATGGGCATTCCAGAAAAGATGAAGAACAATGCCAACTGGGTTAATATTACGCATGAATTTAAGGGCGCGTGCAAAG AGTTGAACCTTGGAGAGTTGCTTCATGACAAATT GTTTGGCTTGTTCGAGGCCATGTCAGCGATAGAGATGATGGATCCTAAGATGGACGCAGGAATGATTGGAAACCAGGTCAACAGGAAGGTTCTCAACTTCGAACAAGCTATCAAG GAAGGTGCCATCAAGGTGAAAGACCTCAGTCTTCCTGAACTCATCGGAATCATAGACACGtgtttctgctgtttg ATCACGTGGCTGGAGGGCCACTCCCTGGCGCAGACGGTGTTCACCTGTCTGTACGTCCACAACCCCGACCTGATTGAGGAGCCGGCCCTCAAAGCCTTTGCCCTTGGCATACTAAAGGTGTGTGACATCGCCCGAGAGAAAGTCAACAAGGCTGCTGTGTTCGAGGAG GAGGACTTCCAGGCCATGACCTATGGCTTCAAGATGGCCAATAATGTAACAGACCTGCGGGTGACAG GTATGCTAAAAGACGTGGAGGATGAGTTACAGAGGAAAGTTAAG AGCACGCGCAGTCGACAGGGTGAGCAGCGAGATCCCGAGGTTGAGCTGGAG CATCAGcagtttttggcacttttcaATAGAATCAAGTTCACACGCCTTCTACTGACAGCACTGATCACCTTTACCAAGAAAGAG ACCAGCTCGGTGGGCGAGGCTCAAAAGCTTGTGGCTCAGGCAGCTGACCTTTTATCAGCCATTCATTCCAGTATTCAGCACGGCATCCAGTCACAGAATGATACCACTAAaggag ACCACCCCATCATGATGGGCTTTGAGCCCCTGGTCAACCAGAGACTGCTGCCCCCGACCTTTCCTCGCTACGCCAAGATCATCAAAAGGGAGGACATGGTGGCCTACTTTAGCAAACTTATAGAACGCATCAAAACCGTCTGTGACGTGATCAACACTACCAACCTGCATGGCATACTG gaCTTCTTCTGTGAGTTCAGTGAGCAGTCTCCCTGTGTGCTCTCCAGATCTCTACTTCAG ACAACGTTCCTGATAGATAATAAGAAAGTGTTTGGGACACACCTGATGCAGGACATGATTAAAGATGCTCTGAGATACTTTGTTAGCCCACCTGTCCTCTCCTACAA gtgtTGTCTGTTCAACAACCACCAGGCCAAGGATTACATTGACTCCTTTGTTACACACTGCTCCAGG CCGTTCTGCAGCCTGATCCAGATCCACGGACACAACCGAGCTCGACAGAGAGACAAGCTGGGTCACATTCTGGAAGAGTTCGCCACACTGCAGGACGAG GCAGAGAAGGTGGATGCAGCCCTGCACAGCTTGCTGATGAAACTCGAGCCTCAGCGACAGCATCTAGCCTGTCTCGGCACCTGGATCCTCTACCATAACCTGAGGATCATGATCCAGTACTTGCTGAGTGGTTTTGAACTGGAGCTGTACAGCATGCATGAGTACTACTACATCTACTg GTACCTGTCTGAGTTCCTTTACGCATGGCTGATGTCCACTCTGAGCAGAGCCGACTCCTCTCAGATGGCAGAGGAGCGGATCATGGAGGAGCAGGTGAAGGGACGCAGCAGCAAAAagaccaagaagaagaaaaaag TTCGCCCTCTCACCAAGGAGATCACCATGAGCCAAGCATACCAGAACATGTGTGCTGGCATGTACAAG ACTATGGTAGCTTTGGATATGGACGGGAAGGTGCGTAAGCCTCAGTTTGAGTTGGACAGCGAGCAGGTTCGCTACGAGCATCGCTTTGCCCCCTTCAACAGCGTGGTCACCCCCCCGCCTGTGCACTATATCCAGTTCAAG GAGATGTCTGATCTGAAGAAGTACAATCCTCCGCCAGGCTCAGCCGACCTCTACATGGCTGCCAGCAAACACTTCCAGCAAGCCAAGCTCATCCTAGAAAACGTGCCCAGCCCAGACCCTGAG GTGAACCGTATACTAAAGGTGGCCAAGCCCAACATTGTAGTTATGAAGCTGCTGGCTGGAGGGCACAAGAAGGAGACCAAG GCGCTCCCAGAATTCGACTTCTCAGCTCACAAGTACTTTCCTGTGGTCAAGATTATCTGA
- the golm1 gene encoding Golgi membrane protein 1 isoform X1, with product MGGLGNGRRGGRSPPLMIGALIACILVLGFNYWVSSSRNLELQTKMYELEGQVRRGAAERGVVELKKNEFQEEILRQKEQISHIESLYKRQLEGSQNTCSQEKGTLQQNISSSTKTVQELKGHLNQLNDDLGKLQKELQSCQGNIKTLNNKLTYDMTHCHSQVLSQKELCDERVAAAKLEVQKKMEKLISPSSVYSQQENAVDGAVKEDKPVMTGVDAVKTATVASNTTSISQPKGNDPPELLTKEIIMDKGLDAPVDLPLENDLSKVESQSVPSAAAVKQHILQPPEGAVKTQDGEAETTEPLKNNLTEDKDVEVMDANEEGTQTEGADPGMEGMLLGQEAADETPNGQKPDEPEEYDEHVVGGFDLEKPQQSKLAENIDKDMEEELADYNGDDENEGEFEADKQAELAQI from the exons ATGGGTGGGCTGGGAAATGGGCGTCGTGGAGGAAGATCTCCTCCTCTAATGATTGGCGCTCTAATTGCCTGTATCCTGGTTTTGGGCTTCAACTACTGGGTGTCGAGCTCCCGCAACCTGGAGCTCCAG aCTAAAATGTATGAGTTGGAGGGCCAGGTGCGACGTGGAGCAGCAGAGCGAGGAGTAGTGGAGCTAAAGAAGAATGAGTTCCAGGAGGAGATCCTAAGACAGAAGGAGCAGATAAGCCACATAGAAAGCCTTTACAAGAGGCAGCTCGAAGGATCTCAGAACACCTGCAGCCAAGAGAAG GGGACACTGCAGCAAAACATTTCCTCCAGTACCAAAACCGTACAGGAACTCAAAG GTCATTTAAATCAGCTAAATGATGACCTGGGGAAGCTTCAGAAAGAGCTGCAGAGTTGCCAAGGCAACATCAAAACCCTCAACAACAAACTCACTTATGACAT GACCCATTGTCACTCCCAGGTCCTGTCCCAGAAGGAGTTGTGTGATGAGAGAGTGGCTGCTGCTAAACTGGAAGTTCAGAAGAAAATGGAGAAGCTCATCTCTCCTTCAAGTGTCTACTCACAG CAGGAAAATGCAGTGGATGGAGCAGTTAAAGAGGACAAACCAGTCATGACTGGGGTTGATGCAGTTAAAACAGCAACTGTTGcaagcaacacaacaagcatCTCTCAGCCCAAAGGAAATGATCCACCTGAACTACTGACCAAGGAGATCATCATGGACAAAG GTCTTGATGCCCCAGTGGACCTGCCTCTAGAGAACGATCTCTCCAAAGTAGAGTCCCAGTCTGTTCCCTCAGCTGCTGCAGTTAAGCAGCACATTTTGCAACCACCAGAAGGAGCTGTCAAAACACAGGATGGTGAGGCAGAGACCACTGAACCTTTGAAGAATAACCTGACGGAGGATAAAGATGTGGAGGTGATGGATGCTAATGAAGAGGGAACTCAGACAGAAG GGGCTGACCCTGGGATGGAAGGCATGCTGCTTGGCCAAGAGGCTGCAGATGAGACTCCAAATGGTCAGAAACCTGATGAGCCGGAAGAATATGACGAGCATGTCGTGGGTGGATTCGATTTGGAGAAACCGCAACAGAGTAAACTGGCTGAaaatatag ACAAGGACATGGAGGAGGAGCTGGCTGACTATAATGGAGACGATGAGAACGAAGGCGAGTTCGAAGCAGACAAACAAGCTGAGCTTGCTCAAATCTGA
- the lmbrd2a gene encoding G-protein coupled receptor-associated protein LMBRD2a, with amino-acid sequence MSGAALAVVVVVVFLLALYLLQRYGDLRKQQRMVLLGTLLSWYLCFLIVFILPLDVSTTIYKQCILDNANHLAPVTQARHTNQTDSRSSVYPTVRNRLLLPFMQSYARSGTFSRVGKIKTALIENAIYYGTYLLIFISLLVYVAAHPQWQLTWRELQTIGITAANTWGLFLLVLLLGYGLVEIPRSYWLSSSNDYLLAKTYFKAAKMATEKASAEENLADVMEEVASVNGSVRYNHCLRKCVDTIITKCPTEYQEEMGRNVESSCGEQNPLPTKRGLIKLHKKVISAVQRHGQTRVQWSILLDQAFHLEDVAESQSSPVRHFNHSFPSVRQHSWIHRFIYTPTVEWYWECVLRQGFYRLLAVLLCLLSATVVWSECTFFSTHPVLSLFAVFVQMAEKQHNYICIEMACFVSILFLCVCVYSTVFRIRVFNYYYLVPHHQTDAYSLQFSGMLFCRLTPPLCLNFLGLIHMDSAISHQDRIQTSYTSVMGSMSVLYFISDGFYIYYPMLVLLLCFATFYSLGSRCLNLLGFHQYITDDNLTSDLVDEGKELIRRERRMKQKAEDGENRRWAWRERYGIQGATGRTRAGYTQLKDDQNCSVTEVNNSVIRFTRRDGEKEEQRCLLRDNSSDEGSPNRRSTGGRYLSLSPSQTGIFDDV; translated from the exons ATGAGTGGTGCTGCGTTGGCTGTTGTGGTTGTAGTGGTCTTCCTCTTGGCCCTCTACCTCCTCCAGCGCTATGGAGACTTGCGGAAGCAGCAGCGGATGGTCCTGTTGGGAACGCTGCTGTCCTGGTACCTCTGCTTCCTCATCGTCTTCATCCTGCCACTGGACGTCAGCACG ACCATCTACAAGCAGTGTATTCTCGACAATGCAAACCACCTTGCTCCTGTCACTCAAGCAAGGCACACtaatcagacagacagcagatCCTCTGTTTATCCAACTGTCAG AAACAGGCTGCTGTTGCCCTTCATGCAGTCTTACGCACGATCGGGAACTTTCTCCAGAGTTGGAAAGATTAAGACAGCTCTTATTGAAAATGCTATCTATTATGGCACCTACCTCCTTATCTTCATCTCTCTGCTCGTGTATGTGGCTGCTCACCCACAGTGGCAACTCACATG GAGAGAGCTCCAGACCATCGGCATTACAGCCGCCAACACTTGGGGCCTCTTCCTTCTGGTGCTGTTGCTAGGCTATGGCCTGGTGGAGATCCCGCGTTCTTATTGGCTCTCATCTTCCAACGATTACCTGCTGGCCAAGACCTACTTCAAGGCAGCAAAAATGGCTACTGAGAAGGCATCAGCTGAGGAGAACCTAGCAGATGTTATGGAG GAGGTGGCAAGCGTTAATGGATCTGTTAGGTACAACCACTGTCTCAGGAAGTGTGTGGACACTATTATTACAAAG TGTCCCACTGAGTACCAAGAGGAGATGGGGAGAAATGTGGAAAGCTCTTGTGGGGAACAGAATCCTCTTCCCACCAAAAGAGGCCTGATTAAGcttcataaaaaa GTAATCTCTGCAGTGCAGAGACACGGTCAGACTCGGGTACAGTGGTCCATCTTGTTAGACCAGGCCTTTCATCTGGAAGACGTAGCTGAAAGCCAGAGCAGCCCGGTCCGACACTTCAACCACAGCTTCCCTTCAGTACGCCAGCACAGCTGGATCCATCGCTTCATATACACTCCTACTGTGG agtggtACTGGGAGTGTGTGTTAAGGCAGGGTTTCTACAGGCTGCTGGCAGTTCTCCTGTGTCTACTCTCAGCAACAGTTGTTTGGTCCGAGTGCACCTTCTTCAGCACACACCCTGTCCTCTCCCTCTTCGCTGTCTTTGTTCAGATGgcggaaaaacaacacaactacaTTTGTATCGAG ATGGCGTGCTTTGTCAGTATCctcttcctgtgtgtctgtgtctactCCACAGTGTTCAGGATACGAGTTTTCAACTACTATTACCTGGTGCCACATCACCAGACTGATGCTTACAGCCTGCAGTTCAGCGGCAT GTTGTTTTGTCGTCTGACCCCTCCTTTATGCCTCAACTTTCTGGGCCTGATTCACATGGACTCCGCCATCTCACACCAGGACAGAATACAGACATCCTACACCTCT gTCATGGGCTCTATGAGTGTGCTATATTTCATATCTGATGGGTTCTACATCTACTATCCCATGCTGGTATTGCTACTCTGCTTTGCCACTTTTTACAG CCTGGGCTCTCGCTGTTTGAACCTCCTCGGCTTTCATCAGTACATCACTGACGATaacttgacctctgacctggtGGATGAAGGCAAGGAACTCATCAGAAGAG AAAGAAGAATGAAACAGAAGGCTGAGGATGGAGAAAATCGAAGATGG gcCTGGAGGGAGCGGTATGGAATCCAGGGGGCTACTGGGCGGACCAGAGCAGGTTACACTCAGCTGAAGGATGACCAGAACTGTTCTGTCACAGAGGTCAACAATAGTG TTATCAGATTCACCAGAAGAGATGGGGAGAAAGAGGAGCAGAGATGCCTACTGCGAGATAATTCCAGTGATGAAGGTTCACCAAACAGAAG ATCCACAGGAGGACGGTACCTGTCTCTGTCACCTTCTCAGACAGGCATCTTTGATGATGTTTGA
- the golm1 gene encoding Golgi membrane protein 1 isoform X2 encodes MGGLGNGRRGGRSPPLMIGALIACILVLGFNYWVSSSRNLELQTKMYELEGQVRRGAAERGVVELKKNEFQEEILRQKEQISHIESLYKRQLEGSQNTCSQEKGTLQQNISSSTKTVQELKGHLNQLNDDLGKLQKELQSCQGNIKTLNNKLTYDMTHCHSQVLSQKELCDERVAAAKLEVQKKMEKLISPSSVYSQENAVDGAVKEDKPVMTGVDAVKTATVASNTTSISQPKGNDPPELLTKEIIMDKGLDAPVDLPLENDLSKVESQSVPSAAAVKQHILQPPEGAVKTQDGEAETTEPLKNNLTEDKDVEVMDANEEGTQTEGADPGMEGMLLGQEAADETPNGQKPDEPEEYDEHVVGGFDLEKPQQSKLAENIDKDMEEELADYNGDDENEGEFEADKQAELAQI; translated from the exons ATGGGTGGGCTGGGAAATGGGCGTCGTGGAGGAAGATCTCCTCCTCTAATGATTGGCGCTCTAATTGCCTGTATCCTGGTTTTGGGCTTCAACTACTGGGTGTCGAGCTCCCGCAACCTGGAGCTCCAG aCTAAAATGTATGAGTTGGAGGGCCAGGTGCGACGTGGAGCAGCAGAGCGAGGAGTAGTGGAGCTAAAGAAGAATGAGTTCCAGGAGGAGATCCTAAGACAGAAGGAGCAGATAAGCCACATAGAAAGCCTTTACAAGAGGCAGCTCGAAGGATCTCAGAACACCTGCAGCCAAGAGAAG GGGACACTGCAGCAAAACATTTCCTCCAGTACCAAAACCGTACAGGAACTCAAAG GTCATTTAAATCAGCTAAATGATGACCTGGGGAAGCTTCAGAAAGAGCTGCAGAGTTGCCAAGGCAACATCAAAACCCTCAACAACAAACTCACTTATGACAT GACCCATTGTCACTCCCAGGTCCTGTCCCAGAAGGAGTTGTGTGATGAGAGAGTGGCTGCTGCTAAACTGGAAGTTCAGAAGAAAATGGAGAAGCTCATCTCTCCTTCAAGTGTCTACTCACAG GAAAATGCAGTGGATGGAGCAGTTAAAGAGGACAAACCAGTCATGACTGGGGTTGATGCAGTTAAAACAGCAACTGTTGcaagcaacacaacaagcatCTCTCAGCCCAAAGGAAATGATCCACCTGAACTACTGACCAAGGAGATCATCATGGACAAAG GTCTTGATGCCCCAGTGGACCTGCCTCTAGAGAACGATCTCTCCAAAGTAGAGTCCCAGTCTGTTCCCTCAGCTGCTGCAGTTAAGCAGCACATTTTGCAACCACCAGAAGGAGCTGTCAAAACACAGGATGGTGAGGCAGAGACCACTGAACCTTTGAAGAATAACCTGACGGAGGATAAAGATGTGGAGGTGATGGATGCTAATGAAGAGGGAACTCAGACAGAAG GGGCTGACCCTGGGATGGAAGGCATGCTGCTTGGCCAAGAGGCTGCAGATGAGACTCCAAATGGTCAGAAACCTGATGAGCCGGAAGAATATGACGAGCATGTCGTGGGTGGATTCGATTTGGAGAAACCGCAACAGAGTAAACTGGCTGAaaatatag ACAAGGACATGGAGGAGGAGCTGGCTGACTATAATGGAGACGATGAGAACGAAGGCGAGTTCGAAGCAGACAAACAAGCTGAGCTTGCTCAAATCTGA
- the naa35 gene encoding N-alpha-acetyltransferase 35, NatC auxiliary subunit isoform X2, with protein MVMKSAVEDDDAGWGMGIPEKMKNNANWVNITHEFKGACKELNLGELLHDKLFGLFEAMSAIEMMDPKMDAGMIGNQVNRKVLNFEQAIKEGAIKVKDLSLPELIGIIDTCFCCLITWLEGHSLAQTVFTCLYVHNPDLIEEPALKAFALGILKVCDIAREKVNKAAVFEEEDFQAMTYGFKMANNVTDLRVTGMLKDVEDELQRKVKSTRSRQGEQRDPEVELEHQQFLALFNRIKFTRLLLTALITFTKKETSSVGEAQKLVAQAADLLSAIHSSIQHGIQSQNDTTKGDHPIMMGFEPLVNQRLLPPTFPRYAKIIKREDMVAYFSKLIERIKTVCDVINTTNLHGILDFFCEFSEQSPCVLSRSLLQTTFLIDNKKVFGTHLMQDMIKDALRYFVSPPVLSYKCCLFNNHQAKDYIDSFVTHCSRPFCSLIQIHGHNRARQRDKLGHILEEFATLQDEAEKVDAALHSLLMKLEPQRQHLACLGTWILYHNLRIMIQYLLSGFELELYSMHEYYYIYWYLSEFLYAWLMSTLSRADSSQMAEERIMEEQVKGRSSKKTKKKKKVRPLTKEITMSQAYQNMCAGMYKTMVALDMDGKVRKPQFELDSEQVRYEHRFAPFNSVVTPPPVHYIQFKEMSDLKKYNPPPGSADLYMAASKHFQQAKLILENVPSPDPEVNRILKVAKPNIVVMKLLAGGHKKETKALPEFDFSAHKYFPVVKII; from the exons ATGGTGATGAAGTCAGCAGTTGAGGATGATGATGCTGGCTGGGGGATGGGCATTCCAGAAAAGATGAAGAACAATGCCAACTGGGTTAATATTACGCATGAATTTAAGGGCGCGTGCAAAG AGTTGAACCTTGGAGAGTTGCTTCATGACAAATT GTTTGGCTTGTTCGAGGCCATGTCAGCGATAGAGATGATGGATCCTAAGATGGACGCAGGAATGATTGGAAACCAGGTCAACAGGAAGGTTCTCAACTTCGAACAAGCTATCAAG GAAGGTGCCATCAAGGTGAAAGACCTCAGTCTTCCTGAACTCATCGGAATCATAGACACGtgtttctgctgtttg ATCACGTGGCTGGAGGGCCACTCCCTGGCGCAGACGGTGTTCACCTGTCTGTACGTCCACAACCCCGACCTGATTGAGGAGCCGGCCCTCAAAGCCTTTGCCCTTGGCATACTAAAGGTGTGTGACATCGCCCGAGAGAAAGTCAACAAGGCTGCTGTGTTCGAGGAG GAGGACTTCCAGGCCATGACCTATGGCTTCAAGATGGCCAATAATGTAACAGACCTGCGGGTGACAG GTATGCTAAAAGACGTGGAGGATGAGTTACAGAGGAAAGTTAAG AGCACGCGCAGTCGACAGGGTGAGCAGCGAGATCCCGAGGTTGAGCTGGAG CATCAGcagtttttggcacttttcaATAGAATCAAGTTCACACGCCTTCTACTGACAGCACTGATCACCTTTACCAAGAAAGAG ACCAGCTCGGTGGGCGAGGCTCAAAAGCTTGTGGCTCAGGCAGCTGACCTTTTATCAGCCATTCATTCCAGTATTCAGCACGGCATCCAGTCACAGAATGATACCACTAAaggag ACCACCCCATCATGATGGGCTTTGAGCCCCTGGTCAACCAGAGACTGCTGCCCCCGACCTTTCCTCGCTACGCCAAGATCATCAAAAGGGAGGACATGGTGGCCTACTTTAGCAAACTTATAGAACGCATCAAAACCGTCTGTGACGTGATCAACACTACCAACCTGCATGGCATACTG gaCTTCTTCTGTGAGTTCAGTGAGCAGTCTCCCTGTGTGCTCTCCAGATCTCTACTTCAG ACAACGTTCCTGATAGATAATAAGAAAGTGTTTGGGACACACCTGATGCAGGACATGATTAAAGATGCTCTGAGATACTTTGTTAGCCCACCTGTCCTCTCCTACAA gtgtTGTCTGTTCAACAACCACCAGGCCAAGGATTACATTGACTCCTTTGTTACACACTGCTCCAGG CCGTTCTGCAGCCTGATCCAGATCCACGGACACAACCGAGCTCGACAGAGAGACAAGCTGGGTCACATTCTGGAAGAGTTCGCCACACTGCAGGACGAG GCAGAGAAGGTGGATGCAGCCCTGCACAGCTTGCTGATGAAACTCGAGCCTCAGCGACAGCATCTAGCCTGTCTCGGCACCTGGATCCTCTACCATAACCTGAGGATCATGATCCAGTACTTGCTGAGTGGTTTTGAACTGGAGCTGTACAGCATGCATGAGTACTACTACATCTACTg GTACCTGTCTGAGTTCCTTTACGCATGGCTGATGTCCACTCTGAGCAGAGCCGACTCCTCTCAGATGGCAGAGGAGCGGATCATGGAGGAGCAGGTGAAGGGACGCAGCAGCAAAAagaccaagaagaagaaaaaag TTCGCCCTCTCACCAAGGAGATCACCATGAGCCAAGCATACCAGAACATGTGTGCTGGCATGTACAAG ACTATGGTAGCTTTGGATATGGACGGGAAGGTGCGTAAGCCTCAGTTTGAGTTGGACAGCGAGCAGGTTCGCTACGAGCATCGCTTTGCCCCCTTCAACAGCGTGGTCACCCCCCCGCCTGTGCACTATATCCAGTTCAAG GAGATGTCTGATCTGAAGAAGTACAATCCTCCGCCAGGCTCAGCCGACCTCTACATGGCTGCCAGCAAACACTTCCAGCAAGCCAAGCTCATCCTAGAAAACGTGCCCAGCCCAGACCCTGAG GTGAACCGTATACTAAAGGTGGCCAAGCCCAACATTGTAGTTATGAAGCTGCTGGCTGGAGGGCACAAGAAGGAGACCAAG GCGCTCCCAGAATTCGACTTCTCAGCTCACAAGTACTTTCCTGTGGTCAAGATTATCTGA